Part of the Methanobacteriaceae archaeon genome, TCATATTTTCTTTTTTCATACAATAAATATATTAAACAAATTTATCTAATCAGAATAAATCATAATTTACAAAAAATAAAAATAAATATTAATTTATTCATATTAGCTATTTTGGAGATTATAAATGACCGAGTACCACAGAAAACTAAAAAATTTCCTATCTATTTTCTTAAGAGGTCTCTTCATGGGAACCGCCGATATCATGCCCGGGGTTTCTGGAGGAACCATAGCCCTTATTACTGGAATATACGAGCGTTTAGTACACTCCATCAGTAAAATAAACTTTAAGTTTCTAAAACCACTTTTAAAAGGCCAATTTAAAGAATCGTGGAGTATATTAAAAAAAGAAGTTGATTTCCAGCTATTTATTCCTTTACTTATGGGAATAGGATTGGCTGTATTGACCCTGTCCCAGTTAATGAGTTTTTTATTAGCTAATTATGCAGCTTTCACCTATGCCTTCTTCTCTGGTTTAATTCTGGCCTCGGCCTACATTGTTTATTCAGAAATAGAAGGTTTCTCAGTGAAGAACCTCAGTTTCGGAATTATTGGATTTGTTTTCGCCTTTATATTCGTAGGCTTGAATCCTATTTCAGCCAATCACACCCTACCTATTATCTTTTTTTCTGGTATGCTGGCCATCTGTGCTATGATATTACCTGGAATATCCGGGGCCTTCCTTTTACTGCTTTTAAACCAGTACGAGTACATGATCAACGCCCTGAACAGTTTATCTATTACAGAAATCGTAACCTTCATGACCGGAGCCCTGATTGGGATACTTTCATTTTCAAGATTACTGGATTATTTACTTAGACATCATGAACACGTTACCATGTCCTTTCTGGTGGGGTTAATGTTGGGTACCCTTAGATTGCCTTATCAAAAGATTGATTTAAGTGAAACCAGTTCCATCGTTATTTCCTTAGTACTGGGATTAATTGCCTTTGGAATAGTCATGTTAATGGAGAAAAAATTCAGATACATTGATTATTAACATTGAACATCCCCTTAGTTTTAATGGGAGGAATAGTTCTTTAAATCAGATAAATTAATAAATTAAGACCAACAAAAGGATTATAAAATTAAGAACTATTTTTCATTAATTCATTAATCAAATCAATAATTTAATAAATTTAAATTAATAAATATTTTAAATAACCTAAAGTAAGAGGATAATCATGAGTAATCTATTTTTAGAAATTTTTGCTATTGGAATGCTTATTTTATTAAA contains:
- a CDS encoding DUF368 domain-containing protein, with amino-acid sequence MGTADIMPGVSGGTIALITGIYERLVHSISKINFKFLKPLLKGQFKESWSILKKEVDFQLFIPLLMGIGLAVLTLSQLMSFLLANYAAFTYAFFSGLILASAYIVYSEIEGFSVKNLSFGIIGFVFAFIFVGLNPISANHTLPIIFFSGMLAICAMILPGISGAFLLLLLNQYEYMINALNSLSITEIVTFMTGALIGILSFSRLLDYLLRHHEHVTMSFLVGLMLGTLRLPYQKIDLSETSSIVISLVLGLIAFGIVMLMEKKFRYIDY